The following proteins are encoded in a genomic region of Arthrobacter jiangjiafuii:
- a CDS encoding helix-turn-helix transcriptional regulator yields the protein MTDTTWNRPSPAPSKAGSEAERTLDVISLGRRIRHLRKAKGMTLDDLGAAVGTVASQLSLIENGKREPKLGMMQALAAALDVSIDQLLGSEPPSRRAALEIELERAQRGPLYGSLGLPKVRISSRLPIDVLESLVGLQSELERRLNEQVATPEEARRANGELRKMMRECNNYFPEYEEAAQRVLDSVGHTSGPLSQHVIADIAAHLGFSLHHVSDLPHSTRSVTDLKNRRIYLTQSQRSDHDPRSVLLQALGHYVLEHQTPRSYGEFLSQRVATNYFAAALLLPQKATVEFLQRAKTAREIAVEDIRDAFAVSYETAAHRFTNLATEHLGINTHFQKVHESGIVYKAYENDGVTFPADHTGAIEGQPICRYWTSREVFSVPDKFSAYNQYTDTPAGTYWCTARTERSSGGLFSLSIGVPYAHVKWFRGRETTERSKSRCPDPDCCRTPPGELASEWSGYAWPSARAHSHLLAALPPGAFPGVDETEVYSFLQAHSAG from the coding sequence GTGACCGACACAACATGGAACCGGCCGTCTCCGGCACCCTCCAAAGCGGGTTCCGAGGCCGAACGGACGCTGGATGTCATCAGCCTCGGCCGGCGGATCCGGCACCTGCGCAAGGCCAAGGGGATGACCCTCGATGACCTGGGCGCCGCCGTCGGAACCGTGGCCTCCCAGCTCTCCCTGATTGAAAACGGCAAGCGCGAACCCAAGCTCGGCATGATGCAGGCGCTGGCCGCGGCACTGGATGTCAGCATCGACCAGCTGCTCGGGTCCGAACCGCCCAGCCGGCGTGCCGCGCTGGAGATCGAGCTGGAGCGGGCGCAGCGCGGGCCGCTGTACGGATCCCTCGGGCTGCCGAAGGTGCGGATCAGCTCCCGGCTGCCCATCGACGTCCTGGAATCCCTCGTGGGGCTGCAGTCCGAACTGGAGCGGCGGCTGAACGAGCAGGTCGCTACCCCCGAGGAGGCCCGCCGGGCCAACGGTGAACTGCGGAAGATGATGCGCGAGTGCAACAACTACTTCCCCGAATACGAGGAAGCCGCCCAGCGCGTGCTGGATTCCGTGGGGCACACCTCCGGCCCGCTGTCCCAGCACGTGATCGCCGATATTGCCGCGCATCTGGGCTTTTCGCTGCACCACGTCTCGGACCTGCCGCATTCCACCCGCTCGGTGACGGACCTGAAGAACCGGCGGATCTACCTGACCCAGTCCCAGCGCTCGGACCACGATCCGCGCTCGGTGCTGCTGCAAGCGCTGGGGCACTACGTGCTGGAGCATCAGACCCCGCGCAGCTACGGGGAGTTCCTGAGCCAGCGGGTGGCCACCAACTACTTCGCTGCCGCGCTGCTGCTGCCGCAGAAGGCCACGGTGGAGTTCCTGCAGCGGGCCAAGACGGCCCGGGAGATTGCGGTGGAGGACATCCGTGACGCCTTTGCGGTGTCCTACGAGACGGCGGCGCACCGGTTCACGAACCTGGCCACGGAGCACCTGGGCATCAACACGCACTTCCAGAAGGTCCACGAGTCCGGGATTGTCTACAAGGCCTACGAGAATGACGGCGTGACCTTCCCCGCCGACCACACCGGGGCCATCGAAGGCCAGCCGATCTGCCGGTACTGGACCTCACGCGAGGTCTTCTCGGTGCCGGACAAATTCAGCGCCTACAACCAGTACACCGACACCCCGGCCGGGACCTACTGGTGCACGGCCCGCACCGAGCGCAGTTCCGGCGGGCTGTTCTCGCTGAGCATCGGCGTGCCGTATGCGCATGTGAAGTGGTTCCGCGGGCGGGAAACCACCGAGCGGTCCAAGTCCCGCTGCCCCGATCCGGACTGCTGCCGCACACCTCCGGGCGAGCTGGCCTCAGAGTGGTCCGGCTATGCCTGGCCCAGCGCCCGGGCGCATTCGCACCTGCTGGCGGCGCTGCCTCCCGGTGCGTTCCCCGGCGTGGACGAGACCGAGGTGTACAGCTTCCTGCAGGCGCATTCGGCGGGCTGA
- the aceA gene encoding isocitrate lyase: MTQEQNTAPTAEQLTSEWATDPRWNGIERDYTADDVVKLRGRVQEEHTLARRGAEKLWDQLSTAGDEGYTNALGALTGNQAVQQVKAGLKAIYLSGWQVAADANNSGHTYPDQSLYPANSVPTVVRRINNALLRADQIEFAEGIQSVDDYMVPIVADAEAGFGGPLNAYELMKSMIQAGASGVHWEDQLASEKKCGHLGGKVLIPTSQHIRTLNAARLAADVAGTPTVVIARTDAEAATLITSDVDERDQEFITGERTAEGFYKVRNGIEPCIARAKAYAPYSDLIWMETGTPDLELARKFSEAVRSEFPDQMLAYNCSPSFNWKKHLDDDTIAKFQRELGAMGFKFQFITLAGFHALNYSMFDLAHGYARNGMSAYVELQEKEFASESRGYTATKHQREVGTGYFDAIATALNPNGSTLALAGSTESAQFH, encoded by the coding sequence ATGACGCAGGAACAGAACACGGCCCCCACCGCCGAGCAGCTCACCTCCGAGTGGGCCACCGATCCCCGCTGGAACGGCATCGAGCGTGACTACACCGCCGACGACGTCGTGAAGCTGCGCGGACGTGTCCAGGAAGAGCACACCCTGGCCCGCCGCGGCGCCGAAAAGCTCTGGGACCAGCTGAGCACCGCCGGCGACGAGGGCTACACCAACGCCCTCGGCGCACTCACCGGAAACCAGGCGGTGCAGCAGGTCAAGGCCGGCCTGAAGGCCATCTACCTCTCCGGCTGGCAGGTCGCTGCCGACGCGAACAACTCCGGCCACACCTACCCGGACCAGTCGCTGTACCCGGCCAACTCGGTTCCCACCGTGGTCCGCCGCATCAACAACGCCCTGCTGCGTGCCGACCAGATCGAATTCGCCGAAGGCATCCAGAGCGTCGATGACTACATGGTTCCGATTGTGGCCGACGCCGAGGCCGGCTTCGGCGGCCCGCTGAACGCCTACGAACTGATGAAGTCCATGATCCAGGCCGGCGCTTCCGGCGTTCACTGGGAGGACCAGCTCGCCTCGGAGAAGAAGTGCGGCCACCTCGGCGGCAAGGTGCTCATCCCCACGTCCCAGCACATCCGCACCCTGAACGCCGCCCGCCTCGCGGCCGACGTCGCCGGCACGCCCACCGTGGTGATCGCCCGCACCGATGCCGAGGCCGCCACGCTCATCACGTCCGACGTCGATGAGCGGGACCAGGAATTCATCACCGGCGAGCGCACCGCGGAAGGCTTCTACAAGGTCCGCAACGGCATCGAACCCTGCATCGCCCGGGCCAAGGCCTACGCACCGTACTCCGACCTCATCTGGATGGAGACCGGCACCCCGGACCTGGAGCTGGCCCGCAAGTTCTCCGAAGCAGTCCGCTCCGAGTTCCCGGACCAGATGCTGGCCTACAACTGCTCGCCGTCCTTCAACTGGAAGAAGCACCTGGACGATGACACCATCGCCAAGTTCCAGCGTGAACTCGGCGCCATGGGCTTCAAGTTCCAGTTCATCACCCTGGCTGGCTTCCACGCCCTGAACTACTCGATGTTCGACCTGGCCCACGGCTACGCCCGCAACGGCATGAGCGCCTATGTGGAACTGCAGGAGAAGGAATTCGCTTCCGAATCCCGCGGCTACACCGCCACGAAGCACCAGCGCGAGGTCGGCACCGGCTACTTCGATGCCATCGCCACCGCACTGAACCCGAACGGCAGCACCCTGGCCCTGGCCGGCTCCACGGAGTCCGCCCAGTTCCACTAA
- the aceB gene encoding malate synthase A: protein MNDPITLNGISLTAPTVRRQEEILTPQALDFVKALHKATATRRQELLQQRQTRRTQISNGADPSFLTETAHIREDTSWKVAPTAPGLEDRRVEITGPVDRKMTINALNSGAKVWLADMEDSSTPSWANVINGQLNLRDALDHKIDFTSPEGKDYKVQGSTLTDLPTIVVRPRGWHLPEKHMLVDNTPIAGGIVDFGLYFFHNAQRLISQGRGPYFYLPKIENHLEARLWNDIFILAQDLLGIPQGTIRATVLIETITAAFEMEEILYELRDHAAGLNAGRWDYIFSVIKNFRTRGPRFVLPDRNLVTMTAPFMRAYTEQLVRACHRRGAHAIGGMAAFIPNRKDAAVNDVAMEKVRADKTREANDGFDGSWVAHPDLVPVAMEVFDGVLGDRPNQLERTREDVVPNDKALLDIAATPGIITEAGIRSNIEVGIRYIESWLRGNGAAAINNLMEDAATAEISRSQIWQWIHASAVTDEGEIITHQWVEHLVDEEFSALDRFEGDRFDDARELFEEVACGEHFPTFLTVPAYARFLHESQELAAA from the coding sequence ATGAATGACCCGATCACCCTGAACGGCATTTCCCTGACCGCACCGACCGTGCGGCGCCAGGAGGAAATCCTCACCCCGCAGGCATTGGACTTCGTCAAGGCGCTGCACAAGGCCACGGCCACCCGCCGGCAGGAACTGCTGCAGCAGCGCCAGACCCGCCGGACGCAGATCTCCAACGGGGCAGACCCCTCCTTCCTCACCGAGACGGCACACATCCGTGAGGACACCTCCTGGAAGGTCGCTCCCACGGCCCCGGGCCTGGAAGACCGCCGGGTGGAAATCACCGGTCCCGTGGACCGCAAGATGACCATCAACGCACTGAACTCCGGCGCCAAGGTCTGGCTGGCGGACATGGAGGACTCCTCCACGCCGTCGTGGGCCAACGTCATCAACGGCCAGCTGAACCTGCGCGACGCCCTGGACCACAAGATCGACTTCACCTCGCCCGAGGGCAAGGACTACAAGGTGCAGGGATCCACCCTCACCGACCTGCCGACCATCGTGGTGCGCCCCCGCGGCTGGCACCTGCCGGAAAAGCACATGCTGGTGGACAACACCCCGATCGCCGGCGGCATCGTGGACTTCGGCCTATACTTCTTCCACAACGCCCAGCGCCTGATTTCGCAGGGCCGCGGCCCGTACTTCTACCTGCCGAAGATCGAGAACCACCTCGAAGCCCGGCTGTGGAATGACATCTTTATCCTGGCCCAGGATCTGCTCGGCATTCCGCAGGGCACCATCCGCGCCACCGTGCTGATCGAAACCATCACCGCCGCGTTCGAGATGGAGGAAATCCTCTACGAGCTGCGCGACCACGCCGCGGGCCTGAACGCCGGCCGCTGGGACTACATCTTCTCGGTGATCAAGAACTTCCGCACCCGCGGCCCCCGGTTTGTGCTGCCGGACCGCAATCTGGTGACCATGACTGCGCCGTTCATGCGGGCCTACACCGAACAGCTGGTCCGCGCCTGCCACCGCCGCGGCGCGCACGCCATCGGCGGGATGGCTGCCTTCATTCCCAACCGCAAGGACGCCGCAGTGAACGACGTCGCCATGGAGAAGGTGCGTGCCGACAAGACCCGCGAGGCGAACGACGGCTTTGACGGCTCCTGGGTGGCGCACCCGGACCTGGTGCCGGTGGCCATGGAGGTGTTCGACGGCGTCCTCGGGGACCGCCCGAACCAGCTCGAACGCACCCGCGAGGATGTTGTCCCCAATGACAAGGCCCTGCTGGACATCGCTGCCACCCCCGGCATCATCACCGAGGCCGGCATCCGCAGCAACATCGAGGTGGGCATCCGCTACATCGAATCCTGGCTGCGCGGCAACGGCGCGGCTGCCATCAACAACCTGATGGAGGACGCCGCCACCGCCGAGATCTCGCGGTCGCAGATCTGGCAGTGGATCCACGCCTCCGCCGTCACCGACGAGGGCGAGATCATCACTCACCAGTGGGTGGAGCACCTGGTGGATGAGGAATTCAGTGCCCTGGACCGCTTCGAGGGCGACCGGTTCGACGACGCCCGCGAGCTCTTCGAGGAAGTGGCCTGCGGCGAGCACTTCCCGACCTTCCTGACGGTCCCGGCCTACGCCCGGTTCCTGCACGAGTCGCAGGAACTGGCCGCAGCCTAG
- a CDS encoding Fpg/Nei family DNA glycosylase: MPEMPEVQGLVDFLRSKLLPPDAAPARIAEVEVLSFSVLKTADVPLEALTAGPVTAVERRGKFLIITAGGVHLVMHLAKAGWLRWSDALKPGRLRPGKGRMALRVRFAPLVGERDGERDDGGDQPGFDLTEAGTKKSLAVYVVTDPDDVPGIARLGPEAFDVDEEVFAALVAAHRGQIKGLLRDQSVIAGIGNAYSDEILHAAHLSPFANASKLKPEEVSRLYEALRAVLESAIAGASGRPAAELKDSKRRALRVHARTGEPCPVCGDTVREVSFADSSLQYCPTCQTGGKLLADRRLSRLLK, encoded by the coding sequence ATGCCTGAGATGCCCGAAGTGCAGGGACTGGTCGACTTCCTCCGGTCCAAGCTGCTCCCGCCCGACGCCGCACCGGCACGGATCGCCGAGGTGGAAGTGCTGTCCTTCTCGGTGCTGAAAACCGCGGACGTACCGCTGGAGGCCCTGACTGCCGGACCGGTGACCGCGGTGGAGCGCCGCGGCAAGTTCCTGATCATCACCGCCGGCGGTGTGCATCTGGTGATGCACCTGGCCAAGGCGGGGTGGCTGCGCTGGTCCGATGCCCTGAAGCCTGGACGGTTACGGCCGGGCAAAGGGCGGATGGCGCTGCGGGTGCGTTTCGCGCCGCTGGTCGGCGAGCGGGACGGCGAGCGGGACGACGGCGGGGATCAGCCGGGGTTCGATCTCACCGAAGCGGGAACGAAGAAGTCGCTGGCCGTCTACGTGGTTACGGATCCGGACGACGTCCCGGGAATCGCGCGGCTGGGACCGGAGGCGTTCGACGTCGACGAGGAGGTTTTCGCGGCGCTGGTTGCCGCGCACCGGGGCCAGATCAAGGGCCTGTTGCGGGACCAGTCGGTGATCGCCGGGATCGGCAATGCGTACAGCGACGAGATCCTGCACGCTGCCCATCTCTCGCCCTTCGCCAACGCCTCAAAGCTGAAGCCCGAAGAGGTTTCCCGGCTGTATGAGGCACTGCGGGCCGTCCTGGAATCAGCGATCGCCGGTGCGTCGGGACGTCCGGCCGCAGAGCTGAAGGACTCCAAGCGGCGGGCGCTGCGGGTGCACGCGCGGACCGGGGAGCCCTGTCCGGTATGTGGGGACACCGTCCGGGAGGTCTCTTTCGCCGATTCGTCGCTGCAGTACTGTCCCACCTGCCAGACCGGCGGCAAGCTGCTCGCTGACCGGAGGCTCTCCCGGCTGCTGAAGTAG